Part of the Scomber japonicus isolate fScoJap1 chromosome 6, fScoJap1.pri, whole genome shotgun sequence genome, TCAACTAaatgaacatgatatgctaCATAATGTCTAACGTTAGTCTAAAACTAACTAAGcagatatgtgactgtatacacataacgttacttactggtccaagagaagaagagctaGCTCCGAGTCATAAtgtatccctttttcttctcgcAGGGCTCTCCACCTCGGAAATGCAAGGCCAATGTTAACCCGggtcttattcctctctttatcgGAGAGTTTCTTGGCAACTGAGCGTGGTCTCTTCATGGGGTTTTCCTCCGCCATGTCGCTTTCGCTAACCGCAGCCGGTCCTCAGTGGTTTGATAGTGGGAGTGGCATTACGGTCCCGGTTATATAGGGGGAGTGGGTTAACGGTtccggtggaggagaggaggaggtggctcacatgcactaacatgaaCGCGCGGCCGGCCCGGCTTCCAAAACAAAggctccagaacaacacacacagagggggtGTGATGTAACTCTCTACTCCAGATGTAAATACACCATTAGTGGGttacatagcaaaaataaaattcctgaaagctaataaagctgtatttcgCATAGAGCCcctttaaataatgtttaattacAGCAGTGTGCTTTATGCGCCATCTAGTGTCCTGTTCAGGTATTGCAACAACtaacagattacagtaaaatcaggactgaagacacaataactaaaatatatatgtctCTTGGATATCTAGGTTTGTTATCTATGATTAAATGTAAGTGTTGGTGCAGTACTGTGTgacaccagcagagggcgcacTGTCTCCATCTTTACAGTCAAATGCCTCCTGATGCTTTTACTACTTCTTTACTTATTCTATCAGGTCTTTGAGATCTGCATGAACCGTTGACTCAACCAGTATAGTGCctgactgctctctgctctgctttaaAGATACAACACTTCACAGTCCTGCACTGAGGTGGAAAGTAATTAAGTACTGTGCTTCAGTACAGTTTgtggtacttgtactttactgtagtacagtttgaggtacgtttactttactgtagtacagtttgaggtacttgtactttactgtagtatttccatgtgttgctattttctacatctcagagggaaatattgtactttctactccactacattcatTTGAGCTTTGATTTTGAATCCAGCCCTCAAAGGGTTGATGATTTTGGTTTCCACTGACTGTTATGTCATTTTGTTCTCAATCAATTAAACACTGTACATCACTAAAGATTTTCAACTTGAATAATTCGTTCATCAAGATCTGATGTGTGATTTAACTGTTCccttcatattttttgttatgtgATGGAAAACATGAACCAGGCAAAGCAGCCACATTTGTGGTATTGCAATGGACTTTTAATTAGCACTGAATATATGTGTAAGTACAGATAGGTCCACACCAAAACAGCTCTTATGCATTCAATAACGCATCATACGTGAGATGAATTAGCTCATGGATAATTTTATTGAGCTACTTATTAGGGTGAAAGACAAGCTAAACCAACAATAAGTCAATTTAACTCTAGAGCTGAGCAATGATCAATTTTTCAATCCAAATTAAAATCATTAGCTCAGCGTCAGAAATAAACTGCACTCTATCACAAACCTCTAAATGCTAGAGATGTCAGAATGGAAATCACACAGTAAATATCAGAATCTTAATCAATAGCATACAAATCAATGTAATctgtaaagagacaggagctaaaacagcctgtttcagacagaggctgaactgaggcgctGCATTAAGGACcggtagaagataaataaggagttttttgaactgtgaatcatggaCAGTGGTGGTCCAAAAATAGAAGTTTAAAGCTGAAATGACCATAATAGGTTCTCTTTAAGTTCTTAGCTCAACTAAAAATGAAAGTTCAAAATTTAGCATGGAAAATATAAACTGAGTAATGagtaatgaataaaatgaatcaccAATATGTAACGTGTCAGTGAGGTGATTTGTCCCCCAGTGCAGCAATGTCACtcactgatatgtttttaatagttttttaacaacaacagaggaataagatatatgagCTTTGGTGCACACACAGTTCTacatcagttcattgttggtttggatccaaataTTAGATTTCTTATGTTTATCTCTCTGATGTGCTGAGCAGTGTCTCACTTTTGGTGGCTCTCGGCTGCCCTTCATTTCCCCTCTTTGCAATGTGGATGGTCAGCTGCGCCCGGAACGccttagagaagaagaagtagacaACCGGATCCAGGCAGACATTAAGAACTGACAGCAGGACGCTCAGCTCCTTCAGGTAGTAAAACACTTTGCTCAAAGAGCACTGCCTGTATAGGAAGATGTAGGGAAGGCGAACCAGGTGGTAAGGCACAAAACAAACGCAGAAGACGCTGACCAGCACCAACATTTTCCTGCGTGACCTCCTGAGCTTCTTGCAGCTGGAGGATGCCAGCTGCCTCTGCTGTGCCTGCAACACACTGCGGGAGGCGCTGTGGTAGAAGAAGACCAGAGAGACCAGGACAAACAGGAAGGTGATGCAGGAGGAGATGTGGATGATTTTGTAGAATACATGGACCTGGGAGCTGTGCAAGCTTTCACAACTGTCAGGGACAACAGTCGGAGCTTCCTGTGTGAGGAGTGACATGCTGACAAACGAGATCACTGGGGCCAGCAGGAAAACCCAGGTTACTGTGGAGATTATGCGGGCAGCCTGAACTGTCCGCAGGAAGTGATTTCCTAAAGGATCGATGATCTTCAGATACCTGGAGACAGGAGAGGCAGGCTTCAGCAGATAATTTCACTGAATGTAAGTGATACTAATAGTTAAACTACAGATTTCATGAGGAATGATGATTCCAACATTGTTTCTCGAGAGGACAAGACTTTGGACTTTACTCCTGCAGTGATACGAGGACACGGAGAAAGCTTATGACCACTTTAGCTTGCAGTGCTTGTATTTTGTGTCTGTGCGTATGGGAAGATAAACTCACATGAACTGTTGTAGTAATTtgacaaacacattattataatactttaaatatgtatatgtatgcatatgtaATCACATACAAGCATAAGTACCTTTATGTAGATAGTAGATGGTTATGAAAAGTAGAAAAATTCAAGTAGAACAAAGTTTAAGGACAAATTTAAAATCCCCAAATATCAGATAACAAATGCAAACAGATTAAACACAGCTAAAAGCCAAAGAATAAAAGTTTAGATGTAACTGTGTAAGACGCACCTTAAACACAATTGTTGtcatttaaaagtggggtgTGTCCAATACAccagtgaaatacagagagaggttggatctggatatgatcatAGGTCTGTAAAAGGtcgtccacactaagaatgataactataacgTTCTATAAACAACTGTTTCGGCAGTTCATGAAAATAGACTATTTATGACccgttactgctgtatgttgtacagaaaaatagaaaataaaagcaggtgtgtgctgattcagtgtgttgatcagaagtatttcagacactagtagCTGTGATGTTTCCGTATTAACAGACccgactgacagcagcagatgttgaagccACAGATGAGCAGCTGTTATTGAGCCGTGGCAGAggcacacagtatgagcacacaactttgttgtttttccactggagGGAACAGaagatgatgctttgtttgactctgggactgacacagagtctgGGGACAGTGAGCTTAGTGAGCCTTACAGGGACTGGGGTGCAATATATGTGCACCGCGACAGCTCTGAATAATTTTTGGGACTCCAGTAGCCCCCAGCCTTTTTCTCCACTAACAGGGCACAGCCAACATGCTAAGATAGGTGGATCTGAGGAATTCATGTGAACGTGGATAATGCCAGCCTTAGCActgcatttatttctttattagatTCATTTGGCTTCTCTCAGATGTTACCAAGGCCATGTACTGTTAAGCTGGTTTAAGTCCTATATATCAGATCGTTGTCAGTTTGGACATGCTCACGTGctgtgcttggaccaatactattcactttatatatgtttcctttaggtAATATTATCCATAAACACTcataaatgttaattattatGCAGATGGCATCCTATTATATTTATCAATGAAGCCAGATGAGTCCAATCAGTTACACATGAAGACCTGGATGAGCTGCAACTCTCTGCTACTTAACTGACTGTATTGTGCTTGGCTCcaccttagaaacacattatctaatgatataacttttctggatggcattactctagTCTCCAGCACCACCATGAGGACCCTAAGAGTTATCTTTGGTCAGGTTATATCCTTCaactcccacataaaacaaaatttCAAGGTCTACCTTTTTTCACTTATGTAATGTTGGATGTCTGTAAactaaagagtacagtctagatgtgctctatgtgaaaagtgtcagTATAAAGATAATATGCAGGCatattaaaacagacaaagcaTCATAACAAGTGTGCTGAGAATCAGCATGGTTTGTTATCTACCTGTTAGCAGCGATGTAACCCATGAACAGGATGCTGGCGTACATGTTAAGGTA contains:
- the LOC128360036 gene encoding P2Y purinoceptor 14-like, which codes for MDELVGVTVTSVTNQTTDDINQCDQTDTKAHLFFMVVYTLVFVVGLVLNSLTLKVYFCSAQQQVSSIMMVYLRNLAVSDFLLCLCLPLRIINYISSSVTFRLVYCNIAVSGLYLNMYASILFMGYIAANRYLKIIDPLGNHFLRTVQAARIISTVTWVFLLAPVISFVSMSLLTQEAPTVVPDSCESLHSSQVHVFYKIIHISSCITFLFVLVSLVFFYHSASRSVLQAQQRQLASSSCKKLRRSRRKMLVLVSVFCVCFVPYHLVRLPYIFLYRQCSLSKVFYYLKELSVLLSVLNVCLDPVVYFFFSKAFRAQLTIHIAKRGNEGQPRATKSETLLSTSER